The genomic DNA TATTTAGCTCTTGGCATCTCACTCCAAAATAAATTGTTTATCGCATATAATAGGTACGTCTTATGATGAACTTACTTTGGAAATCATTCGAGAAGCAACAATCCAAATCGTTCCAATTGTGCGGGTATTATTATTGGCGATTTACTTAGGACTTTTGCTACCTTTTCAATCCCAGAATTATCTCCATTCACTTGAACATTTTAAAAATCAAAAGAGCCTGGGACAAAAATCACTGTGGATTTTTGTTCCAGGCTCAAAACCTGATAAACGGTGGGAACAGAAGCAACACTATGCATCGCTTCGATCTCAACAACTTCTAAGATGTTTTCTCGACATGCGTCTCGTCACAGTATAGCCTTCAAAAGAGCTACAGCTCTAAGAGTTGTGATGTTTAACTGTGAGACATGAACAGATGACAACATCGTGCCTACTTAGTTCTTGGAGTTAAACACTTCTGTCCCGTCCTCTTTGGGCAACTAATGAAGTACTTCTAGACTTCTTCACCAATAATTCGAACTTCCGTTTGTAATTCAACATCAAATTTTTCTTTAATCACTTCTTGGATATGTGCAATTAATTCCACATAATCTGTTGCGGTTGCATGATCGATGTTAACAATAAATCCCGCATGCTTTTCGGAAATTTGAGCACCGCCCCATTTTAAGCCTTGTAAGCCAGCGTCTTGGATTAATTTCCCTGTAAAATGACCAACAGGGCGTTTAAAGACACTGCCACAAGAGGGATACTCTAGCGGTTGCTTCAGTTCACGAAGTTCCGTTAATTCATCCATTTGGGCTTTAATTTCTGCATGATTCCCTTTTTCTAAAGCAAACGTAGCTTGCAAGACAATACAATGTAATTCTTGAATTTCACTATGACGATAACGGAAATTCAGGTCTTCTTTCGTCATTGTTTGGATAGTTCCATCTGCCAACAGCACTTCTGCAGATTGGAAAACATCTTTAATTTCCCCGCCGTATGCTCCAGCATTCATATAAACAGCACCACCGACACTTCCCGGAATGCCACAAGCAAATTCAAAACCAGTTAAATCAGCTGCTAAGGCTTCGTAGGTTGTATCAATCAGCTTGGCACCAGCATCCACAATCATGGTGGTACCGGCTACTTTGATTTCTTTCATTTCTGTTAGCATAATCACGACATCGCGAATACCGCCATCACGAACAATCAAGTTGCTAGCATTGCCTAATACTAACCATGAAAGTCCTTGTTCTCGGCAATACGCCACAATCTCTTCGACTTCTTTTTTTGTTTTGGGTAAGGCCAACACATCAGCTGGGCCGCCTGTTTTAGTAAAGGTTACGTTTTTTAATGGTTCATCTACTAATAAAGTAATTTCGTTTAATGTTTCTAACATAGCTTTAGTGTTCACGAAAGTTAGTCCTTTCTTTTCAAAATATCTGTCTTATTCTAGCATGATAGAAAGAAAGTTGCTAGTCCTCTTTAAAGAACATGCCGTTGTTGTTGGCGTAGCATTTCTTCACATAACGCATGACTTTCATAGACTTTTTCTTGTTTTAACTCTTGCTCTTGCGGTTTTTGAATGGCCTGAATGAAAGCAGTAACCATTTGGTAAAAACCTCTTTTTTCCAATGTTGGCGTCCAATCTCCCATCTCTTTTACTTGGTATTCTTCTTCTGTTTGGATGGTCAAATGCGTTAAATTTTCCAAGCGATAAGTACCTGTGGGGCTGGTGACTTCAAAAGTTTCTGTATTGGCCCCAGAGTGTAAATCCATGGAACAAACAATCGTTGTCTGTTCGGTTTCTAATTGTAAAATTGCTCGTTTTAAATGACCGTTTTCTTCCACTAATTTTGACTGCACCACGTGGAGCGGTCCTTCCGCTAAATAAACTGCGGTATCAACGACATGTAAAAATAAATCATACATCATAAAACTTGTTTCTCTCGTTGTATTGATGCGGTTCTTTTTAATAAAAATTGTTTGTTTTTCAGGAATATTTTTCAATACTTCCGTATAAGGGGCAAAACGACGATTGAAACCAACCATCAGGCGCAGATTTTTTGCTACTGCCAATGCTTGTAATTCTTTGACTTCAGCAAGCTCTTCACTTAAAGGTTTGTCCACAAAGACGTGAATACCAGCCTGTAATAATTGGCGAACGACTGCACCATGCACTTTTGTGGCTACATGGACAAAGCAAGCATCAATCTTTGCTTCAATCAATTCTTCTATGGTCCCAACGGTTTCTGTAAAGCCATACTGATCAGCGATTTTTTGTCGTGTTTCTGGGTTCCTAGTTGCTAATACAAACTCTGCCAAGTGGCGGCATTCACTATAAGTTGGCAAATACGCTTTTTGTGCAATATTTCCTAAACCAATGACTCCAATTTTCATTCGTTTGTCCTCATTTCTGCTCTTTTTACTATTTTATCATAGACTACTTCTTTCCAAAAATCAGTCATTTTCTCTTTTTCTTTTCAAGTATTTAAAACTTCTTTAAAAAGTATTAGAATAGAAGAAAGCACCAAGCGACCTTTTCTTTGGTTCTGGTTTGCACTGAAACGAGCAAAAGCGTTTCTTATTTGAAAGGAGTTTCAACAATGAAATGTATTTCTTGGAATGTCAACGGCTTACGAGCGGTTGTTAAAAAGAATTTTATGGATGTTTTTAATGAATTAGATGCAGATTTTTTCTGTTTACAAGAAACAAAATTACAAGCTGGGCAAATTGATTTAGAACTTCCTGGCTATCATCAGTATTGGAATTATGCCGAAAAAAAAGGCTATTCTGGCACAGCAATTTTCGCTAAAGAAGAAGCGTTAAGTGTTCGCTATGGCTTAGGTATCGAGGCTCACGATCAAGAAGGCCGCGTGATCACTTTAGAATATCCAGAATTTTTCATGGTCACTTGCTACACACCAAACTCACAAGCTGAACTAAAGCGTTTAGCTTATCGAATGACATGGGAAGATGCGTTTCGTGCCTATTTAAACGAATTAAATCAAGAAAAACCCGTCATTCTTTGCGGTGATTTAAACGTAGCTCATCAAAAGATTGATTTAAAAAATTGGAAAACCAATCAAAAAAATGCGGGGTTCACGCCTGAAGAACGGCAAAAATTTACTGAGTTATTAGACAGTGGTTTCACTGATACATTCCGTTATTTTTATCCAGAAGCTGAAGGCATCTACTCATGGTGGAGTTATCGCTTTAACGCACGAAAAAATAACGCAGGATGGCGGATTGACTATTTCGTTGTGTCAGAATCCTTGAATGAACGTTTAGTCAGTGCTAAAATCCATACAGATATTCTTGGTAGTGATCATTGTCCAGTGGAAGTTGTACTTGATTTTTAAGTGTTACTCAACGCGTTGAAAGGAGTTTTTTTAATGAACTTTTACGCTTTTGACTTTGAAACAGCTAGTTATGATAAACATAGTGCCTGTTCCATTGCAATTGTTAAAGTAGAAAATAGTCGGATTGTGGATGAATTTTACACGTTAATCAAACCAGAAACACCTTTTTTCTGGCGGAATACGCAAATTCACGGCATTCATGAATCAGATGTTGTCAATGCGCCCAAATTCCCTGAAGTATGGCAACAAATTCAGCATTGTTTTCAACCAAATCGGTTAGTGGTCGCTCACAATGCAAGTTTTGATTGTAGTGTTTTGGCTGGCTGTTTAGATTACTATGGCTTAGAACAACCTAATTACCTTTCTTTATGTACAGTCAAAACGAGTCGCAAACTGTTTCCTGAATTTCCTAATCATAAATTAAATACCGTTTGTGAAAACCTCAATATCACTTTAAATAATCATCATGATGCTTTAGAAGATAGCCGTGCTTGTGCCGAAATTCTTTTACAGCAAGAACAACGATTTGGGGTTGAACCTTTAAAAAAATTAGTATTGGTGAAATAATCCAGTTCTTGTTTCCAGCGAAGGCGTTATCTCTTTCAGTGGCTAGTTGGCAGGAGATAACGTCTTTTCTTTTACATAACTTTTCCGCTAAAACAAAAATTTTTCAGAAAGGACGCGATGATGTATTCGATTCTTTACTTATTCACAGACTCTCTCAAAAATGCGTGGCGCTCAAAAAACCAATTTAGTACGTTGATTCTTATCTTTATTATTAGTTTTCTGACTTTTTCTGCTCTATTATTGACTTTGTTGTTTTCTCGATGGCTTTCACAAATGATTCTTCTTGATAATTATGCAGTGATTCCTCCCTTGACAATTTTCAGAGGTTTGGCTGGAATCAGCGCTGGAACACTCTTTTTCTTCCTGATTAGTTATATTTGCCGAACTTTCTTCCTAACTTTTTTAGAGCAAAAAAACGACTTACTGATCTTAGCTCTTTTAGGTACGACAAAATTACAAATTTTAATTAGCTATGCCTTACAACCCATCTATTATTTGATTTTTATTTTGCCTTTAGCTGCTTTTCTAGCCAATAAGCTCATTCAACAGTTTATCCATGATTTTTTCAGCGAGGTACCTGGTTTAATGCATATCGATAGCTACATGCAAGGTATCTTTTTACCACTAACAGGAAGCCTATTGTTCATTTGCTGTTGTGTCTTTTTAATTCTTTTTAGGAAACTCAATAGCCTAATCAAAAGAGATACTTGACTAACTATGCGAAAAAAGTGAGAAATACGTCATCTCGACGTATTTCTCACTTTTTTGAATGGCTTAGGTCTTTAGGCTAATTACTTTTTTCCGCCTCTTTTAAGCCAAGGCTTCAATAATTTCGGTCATTGTTTTTGAACCAAAAATCATTTGTTCTCCATCAATTAGCATTGCTGGAACGCTCATAATTTTCTTTTCTTTTTTCAACTCTGGAAATAGACTAATGTCCACCATTTCTGCTTCCACATGAGGATTAATTGATGCAATACGTTGGCAAGCCGCCACGACATCGGGACAGAAATGACATGTTAGTGAAACAAAGATTTCTATTTTTCTTTTTGGCAATGCAAGTATGTTCTTTTGCAGACTTGCTTCTAACGGCTGCCCCTCGCTGCCGACATTATAAACCGCCAAAACCAACGAGTTTACTTCATGGCCACTAGGAATACCACTAAATTTAATTCCTGTATAGTTTCCTGCCGCATCTAAGAGCACAACGCTAGGCATTTTTTCAATCCCATACAGCAATTCTTTGGCTGGCTCAGTATCTT from Enterococcus faecalis includes the following:
- the murB gene encoding UDP-N-acetylmuramate dehydrogenase, whose translation is MLETLNEITLLVDEPLKNVTFTKTGGPADVLALPKTKKEVEEIVAYCREQGLSWLVLGNASNLIVRDGGIRDVVIMLTEMKEIKVAGTTMIVDAGAKLIDTTYEALAADLTGFEFACGIPGSVGGAVYMNAGAYGGEIKDVFQSAEVLLADGTIQTMTKEDLNFRYRHSEIQELHCIVLQATFALEKGNHAEIKAQMDELTELRELKQPLEYPSCGSVFKRPVGHFTGKLIQDAGLQGLKWGGAQISEKHAGFIVNIDHATATDYVELIAHIQEVIKEKFDVELQTEVRIIGEEV
- a CDS encoding Gfo/Idh/MocA family protein, producing the protein MKIGVIGLGNIAQKAYLPTYSECRHLAEFVLATRNPETRQKIADQYGFTETVGTIEELIEAKIDACFVHVATKVHGAVVRQLLQAGIHVFVDKPLSEELAEVKELQALAVAKNLRLMVGFNRRFAPYTEVLKNIPEKQTIFIKKNRINTTRETSFMMYDLFLHVVDTAVYLAEGPLHVVQSKLVEENGHLKRAILQLETEQTTIVCSMDLHSGANTETFEVTSPTGTYRLENLTHLTIQTEEEYQVKEMGDWTPTLEKRGFYQMVTAFIQAIQKPQEQELKQEKVYESHALCEEMLRQQQRHVL
- a CDS encoding exodeoxyribonuclease III — encoded protein: MKCISWNVNGLRAVVKKNFMDVFNELDADFFCLQETKLQAGQIDLELPGYHQYWNYAEKKGYSGTAIFAKEEALSVRYGLGIEAHDQEGRVITLEYPEFFMVTCYTPNSQAELKRLAYRMTWEDAFRAYLNELNQEKPVILCGDLNVAHQKIDLKNWKTNQKNAGFTPEERQKFTELLDSGFTDTFRYFYPEAEGIYSWWSYRFNARKNNAGWRIDYFVVSESLNERLVSAKIHTDILGSDHCPVEVVLDF
- a CDS encoding 3'-5' exonuclease, with translation MNFYAFDFETASYDKHSACSIAIVKVENSRIVDEFYTLIKPETPFFWRNTQIHGIHESDVVNAPKFPEVWQQIQHCFQPNRLVVAHNASFDCSVLAGCLDYYGLEQPNYLSLCTVKTSRKLFPEFPNHKLNTVCENLNITLNNHHDALEDSRACAEILLQQEQRFGVEPLKKLVLVK